A single genomic interval of Cucumis sativus cultivar 9930 chromosome 5, Cucumber_9930_V3, whole genome shotgun sequence harbors:
- the LOC101221534 gene encoding U-box domain-containing protein 11-like, whose translation MAGIVAGDSDTAPALALLDFVRDVVRMSAGTNSGQLFKKDCTDLVRRIVLLTHFFEEIRDSNALQFRFLDASSSSSSSSSSSSCGAVTGRDSSHFPWLSDLVAALKDTKRLIFIASTFRSYGSSSEEVAKKILFQFQCVTWKLEKALGNLPYDRLDISEEVQEQVELVKAQLRRAAEKYGSLTAIPPSVVQSQLLKKNVDILNLNNWIDSFDVEENGIVDHEITVKFDAFPNCRGLMNGGVDQMIFKGLEKLPSASEVSSDEHNDSAKKSGDQVKNPDGVTIPDDFLCPISLEIMRDPVIVSTGQTYERSYVQRWIDCGNTTCPKTQQKLQNLTLTPNYVLRSLISQWCVNHNIEQPTGLTNGKIKKCDGSYRDVCEEMAAIETLVRKLTSHSIEERRASVTELRSLSKRSTDNRILIAEAGAIPALVNLLTSEDVLVQENAVTSILNLSIYENNKGLIMLAGAVPSIVQVLRVGSMEARENAAATLFSLSLADENRIIIGASGAIPALVDLLENGSSRGKKDAATALFNLCIYQGNKGRAVRAGIVSALLKMLTDSANSMIDEALTIMSVLASHQEAKVAMVKASTIPVLIDLLRTGLPRNKENAAAILLALCKRDTDNLSCISRLGAVIPLTELAKSGTERAKRKATSLLEHLRKLQQL comes from the exons ATGGCCGGAATTGTCGCCGGCGACAGCGACACTGCTCCGGCTTTGGCTCTACTCGACTTTGTTCGCGATGTTGTTCGAATGTCGGCCGGGACCAACTCTGGGCAGCTTTTCAAGAAGGATTGCACCGATCTGGTTCGTCGGATCGTGCTTTTGACGCATTTCTTTGAGGAAATCAGGGACTCTAATGCCCTTCAATTTCGCTTCCTTGatgcatcttcttcttcttcttcttcttcttcttcttcttcttgtggTGCTGTTACTGGGAGAGATTCCTCTCACTTCCCGTGGCTTTCTGATTTAGTAGCTGCATTGAAGGATACTAAACGCCTAATCTTTATCGCTTCCACTTTCCGGTCTTATGGTTCTTCTTCT GAAGAGGTTGCCAAGAAGATACTGTTTCAATTCCAATGTGTGACGTGGAAGTTAGAGAAGGCATTAGGCAATCTTCCTTATGATCGCCTTGATATATCAGAGGAAGTTCAAGAACAG GTTGAATTAGTGAAAGCTCAATTGAGAAGGGCAGCAGAAAAATATGGGTCTCTAACTGCAATTCCACCATCTGTTGTTCAATCTCagttgttgaagaaaaatgtggATATCTTAAATTTGAACAACTGGATTGATAGCTTTGATGTTGAAGAGAATGGTATTGTTGATCATGAGATTACAGTGAAATTTGATGCATTTCCAAATTGTAGAGGGTTGATGAATGGTGGTGTGGatcaaatgattttcaaagGACTTGAGAAACTTCCATCCGCTTCAGAGGTTTCTTCTGATGAACATAATGATTCTGCCAAAAAGAGCGGAGACCAGGTGAAGAACCCAGATGGAGTTACAATACCTGATGATTTTTTATGCCCCATATCTTTGGAAATAATGAGGGATCCGGTTATTGTCTCCACAGGCCAG ACGTATGAGAGATCTTATGTACAGAGGTGGATAGATTGTGGGAATACTACTTGTCCCAAAACTCAGCAGAAGCTCCAAAATTTGACTCTCACCCCAAATTATGTGTTGCGAAGTCTCATTAGTCAATGGTGTGTTAATCACAATATCGAGCAACCTACAGGATTAACCAACGGGAAGATAAAAAAGTGTGATGGATCGTACCGTGATGTGTGTGAGGAGATGGCAGCCATTGAAACTTTGGTCCGCAAGTTAACAAGTCATTCCATCGAGGAGCGGAGAGCATCAGTGACCGAACTTCGATCTCTATCGAAAAGAAGCACGGATAATAGAATACTGATAGCTGAGGCAGGAGCAATTCCTGCATTGGTGAATCTATTAACTTCTGAAGATGTTTTAGTACAAGAAAACGCAGTTACTTCCATTCTAAACCTTTCAATATATGAGAACAACAAAGGATTAATTATGCTTGCTGGTGCAGTACCTTCCATTGTTCAAGTTCTTAGAGTTGGAAGTATGGAAGCAAGAGAAAATGCAGCAGCAACACTTTTTAGTTTGTCTCTTGCTGATGAAAATCGGATAATCATTGGCGCTTCTGGGGCTATTCCAGCTCTTGTGGATTTACTTGAAAATGGAAGCTCAAGAGGAAAGAAGGATGCCGCAACAGCACTATTTAATTTGTGCATTTATCAGGGGAACAAGGGAAGGGCTGTGAGGGCAGGGATCGTTTCAGCTCTATTAAAGATGCTTACGGACTCAGCAAACTCCATGATCGACGAAGCTCTCACAATAATGTCGGTCCTGGCTAGCCATCAAGAAGCAAAAGTAGCTATGGTGAAAGCCAGTACCATACCTGTTCTAATAGACCTTCTGAGGACCGGATTGCCTCGCAACAAAGAAAATGCTGCTGCTATTTTGCTTGCTTTATGTAAGCGAGATACCGACAACCTTTCTTGTATAAGTCGGCTTGGTGCGGTGATTCCGCTGACAGAGCTTGCCAAAAGTGGGACGGAAAGAGCGAAAAGGAAGGCGACTTCATTGTTGGAGCATCTTCGAAAACTGCAGCAGTTATAG
- the LOC101209526 gene encoding uncharacterized protein At1g66480, with the protein MGNTFGVKKTVKVMKISGETMKLKTPVQAGDVVKDYPGFVLLESEAVKHYGVRAKPLELHQKLSTKRLYFLVDLPRLPKEQAPRRVRSAINMSAKDRLESLMLARRSASDLTIMKPKSMLTEEGGGESEEGSVSGAPTRVKMRLPKAEVERLLKECKDEAEAAERIMGLYKTRENAYENDHKEKEIKKDIIKPREKRRVSFMTTMEGGTQIAVAS; encoded by the exons ATGGGAAACACCTTTGGTGTCAAGAAGACGGTTAAGGTTATGAAGATCTCGGGGGAGACCATGAAACTAAAAACCCCGGTTCAAGCTGGTGATGTCGTCAAGGATTATCCTGGCTTCGTTCTACTCGAATCTGAGGCTGTTAAACACTACGGGGTTCGAGCAAAGCCTTTGGAGCTCCACCAGAAGCTCAGCACTAAGAGACTTTATTTCCTCGTCGATCTTCCTAGACTTCCAAAAGAACAG GCTCCACGACGAGTACGGTCAGCGATCAACATGAGTGCAAAGGATAGGTTAGAGAGCTTGATGTTGGCACGACGATCAGCATCGGACCTAACTATCATGAAACCAAAGAGCATGTTGACGGAGGAGGGCGGTGGAGAGAGTGAGGAGGGATCGGTATCGGGAGCGCCAACACGGGTGAAGATGCGGTTGCCGAAGGCCGAAGTGGAAAGACTGTTGAAGGAGTGCAAAGATGAGGCAGAGGCAGCAGAAAGGATTATGGGATTGTacaaaacaagagaaaatgCTTATGAAAATGATCATAAGGAGAAGGAGATCAAGAAGGATATCATCAAGCCACGTGAG AAACGACGTGTAAGTTTCATGACGACAATGGAAGGTGGAACTCAAATTGCAGTAGcatcttaa